The Burkholderia ambifaria AMMD genome has a segment encoding these proteins:
- a CDS encoding OmpA family protein, giving the protein MHDEIDDGTPSAPVWPAFADLMSVLLGAFVLILVGVIGMQLQLTSKLEEAVRARQQEAQQRKSLEQALAGPLAAGRVTLVNGRIGISGAVLFALNSDQLQPDGRDLLKTLAGPLAAYLTTRDEILMISGFADDQQVRAGNRQFADNWELSAKRALTVTRALIDAGVPARSVFAAAFGSEQPVSSNADDEGRAKNRRVEIAPVPRKSASNGGKPK; this is encoded by the coding sequence ATGCATGACGAAATCGACGACGGCACGCCTTCCGCGCCGGTGTGGCCCGCGTTCGCCGACCTGATGTCGGTGCTGCTCGGCGCGTTCGTGCTGATTCTCGTCGGCGTGATCGGCATGCAGTTGCAGCTCACGTCGAAGCTCGAGGAAGCCGTGCGTGCGCGCCAGCAGGAGGCGCAGCAGCGCAAGTCGCTCGAACAGGCGCTCGCCGGGCCGCTCGCGGCCGGCCGCGTGACGCTCGTGAACGGCCGCATCGGCATCAGCGGCGCCGTGCTGTTCGCACTGAACTCCGACCAGCTGCAGCCCGACGGCCGCGATCTGCTGAAGACGCTGGCCGGGCCGCTGGCCGCCTATCTGACGACGCGCGACGAGATCCTGATGATCAGCGGCTTCGCCGACGACCAGCAGGTGCGCGCCGGCAACCGCCAGTTCGCGGACAACTGGGAGCTGTCGGCCAAGCGCGCGCTGACGGTCACGCGGGCGCTGATCGACGCCGGCGTGCCGGCGCGGTCGGTGTTCGCGGCCGCGTTCGGTTCCGAGCAGCCGGTCAGCTCGAATGCGGACGACGAAGGCCGCGCGAAGAACCGTCGCGTGGAGATCGCACCGGTGCCGCGCAAGTCCGCATCGAACGGAGGGAAGCCGAAGTGA
- a CDS encoding NADPH-dependent FMN reductase, whose translation MSTEPRTDSERHIDIVALCGSLRAQSYNAALLDAAARVAPRGMRITRFDRLGEFPLFNPDAEHPSPAAVRDLIERLNIADGVLIASPEYAHGVTGVMKNALDWVVGCEAVVDKPVAVLNASPRATHADAALRETLSVMSACIVERASIALPILGSQLDAADIAAHPPFASALTDALHALRAAIDAQAPGR comes from the coding sequence ATGTCTACCGAACCCCGAACCGATTCCGAACGCCACATCGACATCGTCGCGCTGTGCGGCAGCCTGCGTGCGCAGTCGTACAACGCGGCGCTGCTGGATGCGGCAGCACGCGTCGCGCCGCGCGGGATGCGCATCACGCGCTTCGATCGTCTCGGTGAATTTCCGCTGTTCAATCCCGATGCCGAACATCCGTCGCCGGCCGCGGTGCGCGACCTGATCGAGCGGCTGAACATCGCGGACGGCGTGCTGATCGCAAGCCCGGAATACGCACACGGCGTGACGGGCGTGATGAAGAACGCGCTGGACTGGGTCGTGGGATGCGAAGCCGTCGTGGACAAGCCGGTTGCGGTATTGAACGCGTCGCCGCGCGCGACGCATGCGGACGCAGCGCTGCGGGAAACGCTGTCGGTGATGTCGGCGTGCATCGTCGAGCGCGCGTCGATCGCGCTGCCGATCCTCGGCAGCCAGCTCGATGCGGCGGACATCGCCGCGCACCCGCCGTTCGCGTCGGCGCTCACCGATGCGTTGCACGCGCTGCGCGCGGCGATCGACGCGCAGGCGCCGGGCCGCTAG
- a CDS encoding DUF2894 domain-containing protein encodes MTDDATHVRATLDAWREQGAHRLDPVRFHRLDALEKRAAAFDGDARALLDARLATLLEGFAEIVARAGEAAAASETAQASAQAPARGALGGLVEQLARDAQADRRGVDPELIDYFRTMWSKVRTEQQYRQSLDQVPRNAGPLNSNSLVHRSLATMRELSPEYLQQFLSYIDALAWLEDLAGGGAQPEKEAPRAKAAKPAKPAAKPARKTTRTKAR; translated from the coding sequence GTGACGGACGACGCGACGCACGTGCGCGCGACGCTCGACGCGTGGCGCGAGCAGGGCGCCCACCGGCTCGATCCGGTGCGCTTCCATCGGCTCGACGCACTCGAGAAGCGCGCGGCCGCGTTCGACGGCGACGCGCGCGCGTTGCTCGATGCGCGGCTCGCGACGCTGCTGGAAGGGTTTGCGGAGATCGTCGCGCGCGCCGGTGAAGCGGCAGCCGCGAGCGAGACGGCGCAAGCAAGCGCGCAGGCGCCTGCACGCGGTGCGCTCGGTGGGCTTGTCGAGCAGCTCGCGCGCGATGCGCAGGCCGACCGGCGCGGTGTCGATCCCGAGCTGATCGACTACTTCCGCACGATGTGGTCGAAGGTCCGGACCGAACAGCAATATCGCCAGTCGCTCGACCAGGTGCCGCGCAACGCGGGACCGCTCAATTCGAACAGCCTCGTGCATCGGTCGCTCGCGACCATGCGCGAGCTGTCGCCGGAATATCTGCAGCAATTCCTGTCGTATATCGATGCGCTCGCGTGGCTCGAGGATCTCGCCGGCGGCGGCGCGCAGCCGGAGAAGGAAGCGCCGCGCGCGAAGGCCGCGAAGCCGGCTAAACCGGCGGCGAAACCGGCGAGGAAGACCACGCGCACCAAGGCGCGATAA
- a CDS encoding isoprenylcysteine carboxylmethyltransferase family protein, whose translation MNSTIDGIAAVPDRPPRSATPLRAGLLGIAAGLFALWITRDQPTLDAATRAVIASLAIIGTIALHEIFISRVYLRPSAGLSRQAVRTLGLARVTTRLGALTSIYAGIGLLYWLLPEYHGAFYLPFWSLLRSLAPYVIVAAPFYFAWMDRHQRETDDAYLLWGRFLFRREQPASWQPVREMLAGWGVKAFFLPLMTVYLSKDADHLSASLANAMHAPMTLATFVFLYDLSFTMDLMFGTVGYLCTFRILDSHVRTVEPTTLGWVAALMCYQPFWSLISNNYIRYEGSLFWDNWLLSAPTLRVIWGAVIILLLMTYALSTISFGLRFSNLTNRGIITSGPYRFTKHPAYIAKNLSYWMVSVPFVEPLGWQLGLMHCAGLVAVNLIYYTRAKTEERHLMRDPDYRAYAEWIARHGLFARIKQAFGVRQAV comes from the coding sequence ATGAATTCCACCATCGACGGCATCGCCGCGGTCCCGGACCGCCCGCCCCGTTCCGCCACACCATTGCGCGCCGGCCTGCTCGGCATCGCGGCCGGCCTGTTCGCGCTGTGGATCACCCGCGACCAGCCGACCCTCGACGCGGCCACACGCGCGGTCATCGCCAGCCTCGCGATCATCGGCACGATCGCGCTGCACGAAATCTTCATCTCGCGCGTCTACCTGCGCCCGAGCGCGGGACTGTCGCGGCAGGCCGTGCGCACGCTCGGCCTCGCCCGCGTCACGACGCGGCTCGGCGCGCTGACGTCGATCTACGCCGGCATCGGCCTGCTCTACTGGCTGCTGCCCGAATATCACGGCGCGTTCTACCTGCCGTTCTGGTCGCTGCTGCGCTCGCTTGCGCCGTACGTGATCGTCGCCGCGCCGTTCTACTTCGCGTGGATGGATCGCCACCAGCGCGAGACCGACGACGCGTACCTGCTGTGGGGCCGCTTCCTGTTCCGCCGCGAGCAGCCCGCGAGCTGGCAGCCCGTGCGCGAGATGCTCGCCGGCTGGGGCGTGAAGGCGTTCTTCCTGCCGCTGATGACCGTCTACCTGTCGAAGGACGCCGATCACCTGAGCGCGTCGCTCGCGAACGCGATGCACGCGCCGATGACGCTCGCGACCTTCGTGTTCCTGTACGACCTGTCGTTCACGATGGACCTGATGTTCGGCACCGTCGGCTACCTGTGCACGTTCCGCATCCTCGACAGCCACGTGCGCACCGTCGAGCCGACCACGCTCGGCTGGGTCGCCGCGCTGATGTGCTACCAGCCGTTCTGGTCGCTGATCTCGAACAACTACATCCGCTACGAAGGCTCGCTGTTCTGGGACAACTGGCTGTTGTCCGCGCCGACACTGCGCGTGATCTGGGGCGCGGTGATCATCCTGCTGCTGATGACCTACGCGCTGTCGACGATCTCGTTCGGGCTGCGTTTCTCGAACCTCACGAACCGCGGGATCATCACGTCGGGCCCGTACCGCTTCACGAAGCATCCGGCGTACATCGCGAAGAACCTGTCGTACTGGATGGTGTCGGTACCGTTCGTCGAGCCGCTCGGCTGGCAGCTCGGGCTCATGCACTGCGCGGGGCTCGTCGCGGTCAACCTGATCTACTACACGCGGGCGAAGACGGAAGAACGGCATTTGATGCGGGATCCCGACTATCGCGCGTATGCGGAATGGATCGCTCGGCACGGGTTGTTCGCGCGGATCAAGCAGGCGTTCGGGGTGCGGCAGGCGGTGTGA
- a CDS encoding RNA-guided endonuclease InsQ/TnpB family protein, with protein sequence MILVYRYRVKSLNGLLNKQSRAVNYVWNFCNDTQKHALKWSKKWPTGFDLNGLTSGSSKALGIHSGTINATCEQYAKSRSQHRRPYLRYRGRKSLGWVPLKGCHLKREGDAFRFAGNTFRVFSSRPLPEGKIKDGTNFAQDARGNWFLNIVIEMPDMQARPVRSGVGIDLGLKDFATLSTGEKLPNDRFGRRAAEKLAKAQRARKHKRHIAKLHAKVANARADFQHKLALDLVRRFDYIAVGNVSAAKLARTRMAKSVYDASWSSFRSKLRYKAIAHGATFEEVDESGSTQSCSACGSKDSTTRPKGIAGLRIREWACSECGVEHDRDTNAALNILRCGRASPGVGITCL encoded by the coding sequence ATGATTCTTGTCTACCGCTACCGGGTGAAGTCGCTCAACGGACTGCTCAACAAGCAGAGCCGTGCGGTGAACTACGTCTGGAACTTCTGCAACGATACGCAGAAGCACGCGCTGAAATGGAGCAAGAAGTGGCCAACAGGCTTCGACCTGAATGGACTGACGAGCGGCAGCAGCAAGGCGCTTGGCATTCACTCCGGCACGATCAACGCGACGTGCGAGCAATACGCGAAGTCGCGCAGCCAGCACCGTCGGCCTTACCTGCGCTATCGCGGCAGGAAGTCGCTTGGCTGGGTGCCACTGAAGGGCTGTCACCTGAAGCGCGAGGGTGATGCGTTCCGATTCGCCGGCAATACCTTTCGCGTGTTCAGTAGCCGGCCGCTTCCCGAAGGCAAGATCAAGGATGGGACCAACTTCGCACAGGATGCGCGCGGCAACTGGTTTCTCAACATCGTGATCGAGATGCCCGATATGCAGGCCCGCCCGGTCCGTTCCGGTGTTGGCATCGATCTCGGCCTGAAAGACTTCGCCACACTTTCGACCGGCGAGAAGCTGCCCAATGACCGATTCGGCCGACGCGCGGCGGAGAAACTGGCGAAAGCTCAACGGGCGCGCAAGCACAAGCGACATATCGCGAAGCTGCACGCCAAAGTGGCGAATGCCCGTGCCGATTTCCAGCACAAGCTCGCGCTCGATCTGGTGCGGCGTTTCGATTACATCGCGGTCGGCAACGTGTCGGCCGCGAAGCTCGCCAGAACCAGGATGGCGAAGAGCGTCTACGACGCATCCTGGTCGTCCTTCCGAAGCAAGCTCCGCTACAAGGCGATCGCGCACGGGGCCACGTTCGAGGAAGTCGACGAAAGCGGTTCTACCCAGTCCTGTTCGGCGTGCGGGTCGAAAGACAGCACGACGCGGCCGAAAGGTATCGCCGGACTGCGAATAAGAGAGTGGGCCTGCAGTGAATGTGGTGTCGAGCATGATCGAGATACCAACGCTGCGCTGAACATTCTCCGATGCGGACGTGCATCGCCAGGTGTGGGAATCACCTGCCTTTAG